A DNA window from Desulfurellaceae bacterium contains the following coding sequences:
- the soxZ gene encoding thiosulfate oxidation carrier complex protein SoxZ, with amino-acid sequence MATARIHVPQRLEAGQIFEVRLLIRHPMETGLRYDNVGHKIPKNIVHTLVCRYNGQEVFHAELFPGIAANPYFSFFTTAESSGELECTWTDDAGVTTSERVAITVGQ; translated from the coding sequence ATGGCGACGGCGAGGATACACGTTCCGCAGCGGCTCGAAGCCGGTCAGATTTTTGAGGTGCGCCTGCTCATCCGCCATCCCATGGAAACCGGCCTGCGGTATGACAACGTCGGCCACAAGATTCCAAAGAATATCGTGCATACGCTTGTGTGTCGGTATAACGGCCAGGAGGTGTTCCACGCCGAGCTGTTTCCCGGCATTGCCGCCAACCCGTATTTCTCGTTTTTCACCACCGCCGAATCGTCGGGTGAACTGGAGTGTACGTGGACCGACGACGCCGGAGTCACCACCTCCGAGCGTGTGGCAATTACGGTCGGCCAGTGA
- a CDS encoding c-type cytochrome, with the protein MSGRENAPPGKKCKLRHYPILGLVAFLGLLSVAHPAGADPPAGRGAALASACAVCHGPGGRSRGAIPGLNGLSPKALRQAMDAFRTEQRPATVMHYIATGLTPADIEAVVAHFGQEGES; encoded by the coding sequence ATGTCTGGGCGGGAGAATGCTCCTCCAGGAAAGAAATGCAAACTGAGACACTACCCGATCCTGGGGCTGGTGGCGTTCCTGGGGCTGCTGTCCGTCGCTCATCCGGCCGGCGCGGACCCGCCCGCCGGCCGTGGCGCGGCCCTGGCCTCGGCGTGCGCCGTGTGTCACGGTCCGGGCGGGCGTAGCCGGGGGGCGATTCCCGGGCTTAATGGTCTGTCCCCCAAAGCCCTCAGGCAGGCGATGGATGCCTTTCGGACCGAACAACGTCCGGCGACGGTCATGCACTACATTGCCACAGGGCTTACCCCTGCGGATATCGAGGCCGTGGTCGCCCATTTCGGGCAAGAGGGTGAATCCTGA
- a CDS encoding FAD-dependent oxidoreductase, whose product MLPRMPVLTRRQALGLAGSLPVAGLLRSRPWAKPSGRVVVLGGGFGGATCAKYLRLAAPELAVSLVTAEERFISCPFSNTALVGLRDLASLTHGYRTLRERYGVRLIYGRATQIDPARHRLDLADGQSLTYDKLVLSPGVELRWGAPHGYDRAAAEVFPHAWQAGPQTVLLGRQLMAMEDGGLVVIAVPETPYRCPPGPYERASLIAHYLKTHKPRSKVLILDAKDTFTKDRLFLAAWQRLYPGLLEWVAGSQGGRVIEVESKAGIVRTEFDEYTPAVANIIAPQRAAAIARTAGLDQGRGWCAIKASSFESVGHPDVHIIGDAAIANPMPKSAFSANIQAKACALAIVAQLRGQPLAQPVLMNTCYSLVAPDYGISISAVYRVEDDTIRVVPGSSGTSPLDAPEATRALEADYARSWYANITADTFG is encoded by the coding sequence GTGCTGCCACGCATGCCGGTGCTGACGCGTCGCCAGGCCTTGGGCCTAGCCGGCAGCCTGCCTGTGGCCGGGCTGCTCAGGTCCCGCCCGTGGGCCAAGCCCTCCGGCCGGGTCGTGGTGCTCGGCGGCGGCTTTGGGGGGGCGACGTGCGCCAAATACCTGCGCCTGGCCGCCCCCGAGCTTGCGGTCAGCCTGGTAACGGCCGAAGAGCGGTTTATCAGCTGTCCGTTCAGCAACACCGCCCTGGTTGGCCTGCGTGACCTGGCCTCCCTGACGCATGGCTACCGCACGCTCCGGGAACGCTATGGGGTGCGGCTCATATACGGTCGGGCCACACAGATTGATCCGGCCCGGCATCGCCTCGACCTGGCCGACGGCCAGAGCCTGACCTACGACAAGCTGGTGCTCTCACCAGGCGTTGAACTGCGCTGGGGAGCGCCGCACGGCTACGACCGGGCTGCGGCCGAGGTGTTCCCCCACGCCTGGCAGGCCGGGCCACAAACCGTTCTGCTGGGCCGACAGCTCATGGCCATGGAGGATGGCGGGCTGGTGGTGATTGCGGTCCCGGAAACGCCCTACCGCTGTCCGCCCGGACCCTACGAGCGGGCAAGTCTGATCGCCCACTATCTCAAAACCCATAAGCCCCGGTCAAAAGTCCTGATCCTGGATGCCAAGGACACGTTTACCAAGGACCGGCTGTTTCTGGCCGCCTGGCAACGTCTGTATCCCGGCCTGCTCGAATGGGTGGCGGGCAGTCAGGGCGGACGGGTCATCGAGGTCGAGAGCAAGGCCGGCATCGTCCGCACAGAGTTTGACGAATACACACCGGCCGTGGCCAATATTATTGCGCCGCAACGGGCGGCGGCGATTGCCCGCACCGCCGGGCTCGACCAGGGCCGGGGCTGGTGTGCGATCAAAGCCAGCAGCTTTGAGTCGGTCGGGCATCCAGATGTGCATATCATCGGTGACGCGGCTATCGCCAACCCCATGCCCAAGTCTGCCTTCAGCGCCAATATCCAGGCCAAGGCCTGCGCGCTGGCCATCGTCGCCCAGCTGCGCGGCCAGCCGCTCGCCCAGCCGGTGTTGATGAACACCTGTTACAGCCTGGTCGCGCCCGACTACGGCATTTCCATCAGCGCGGTCTATCGGGTTGAAGACGACACGATTCGGGTTGTGCCTGGCTCAAGCGGAACCAGCCCGCTCGACGCCCCCGAGGCAACCCGCGCCCTGGAAGCCGACTATGCCCGGTCGTGGTACGCCAATATCACGGCCGATACCTTTGGCTAG